A single region of the Plantactinospora soyae genome encodes:
- a CDS encoding TetR/AcrR family transcriptional regulator, with amino-acid sequence MTGVWLRPQRPSRSGPPLSRDRIVAAAVELLDQGGVGGLTMRRLAEHLDAGSTTLYWHVATKDDVVDLALDHIFGEVQLPDRRDDEAGLDSEAGLDDEAGAGRDWRVDVEGLLLGWRAAMLRHPWSAALLGRPMLGPNVLTRTEFLQSALRRSGLVEPDLGAATYALANYVIGSAVTLASWQRPDSPQPPREAAREHLAAQQDRYPTLVDTGHLDDRDWEVTFRQGLTYLLDGLATRT; translated from the coding sequence ATGACGGGTGTGTGGCTGCGACCCCAACGGCCGTCCCGGAGCGGACCTCCGCTGAGCCGGGACCGGATCGTCGCGGCGGCGGTGGAACTGCTGGACCAGGGCGGCGTCGGCGGGCTGACCATGCGGCGGCTGGCCGAGCATCTCGACGCCGGTTCCACCACGCTCTACTGGCATGTGGCCACCAAGGACGACGTCGTCGACCTGGCCCTGGACCACATCTTCGGCGAGGTACAGCTACCCGACCGGCGGGACGACGAGGCTGGGCTGGACAGCGAGGCCGGGCTGGACGACGAGGCCGGGGCGGGTCGGGACTGGCGGGTCGACGTCGAGGGTCTGCTGCTCGGCTGGCGGGCGGCGATGCTGCGCCACCCGTGGTCGGCGGCGCTGCTCGGCCGACCGATGCTCGGTCCGAACGTGCTGACCCGGACGGAGTTCCTCCAGTCGGCGCTCCGGCGGTCCGGGCTGGTCGAGCCGGACCTCGGGGCGGCCACGTACGCCCTGGCCAATTACGTGATCGGGTCCGCCGTCACGTTGGCGTCGTGGCAGCGCCCCGACTCCCCGCAGCCGCCCCGCGAGGCCGCCCGGGAACACCTTGCCGCCCAACAGGACCGGTATCCCACGCTCGTCGACACCGGACACCTGGACGACCGGGACTGGGAGGTCACCTTCCGGCAGGGACTGACGTACCTGCTCGACGGGTTGGCGACGCGCACCTGA
- a CDS encoding ABC-F family ATP-binding cassette domain-containing protein: protein MAHIEIRHLGYRLPDGRPLLDDVSFRVGDGVTAALVGPNGAGKTTLLRLVAGDLTPTTGEIVSSGGLGVMRQFIGSIRDHRTVHELLLSVAPDRIRQAADRLRQAERALAEHDDEPTQLRYAHAVTEYVEAGGYDLEVVWDAVTTAALGLPYERAGSRDVNTLSGGEQKRLVLEALLRGPDQLLLLDEPDNYLDVPGKQWLERQLRASTKTVLLVSHDRQLLAEAADRIVTVEDRQVWVHGGGFASYPAARRDRIDRLDDRRRRWEDEHARLRHLVHTARQGAAHNDALASAYRAARSRLARFTDAGPPTRPPKEQNVRIRLRGGRTGKQALLCQQLELTGLMRPFDLEIWYGERVAVLGSNGSGKSQFLRLLAGAGDVGPPGGHPVGHTGTVRLGARVVPGFFAQTHARPDLYGRTPADILMTGYALLRNDAMAALARYEIAPAWNQPFQTLSGGEQARLQILLLELAGATLLLLDEPTDNLDLASAEALEHGLAEFAGTVVTVTHDRWFAAHTDRYLLFGADGQVQETDEPVWTQGRVDRPR from the coding sequence GTGGCGCACATCGAGATCAGGCACCTCGGCTACCGGCTGCCCGACGGGCGCCCGCTGCTCGACGACGTCTCCTTTCGGGTCGGGGACGGCGTCACCGCCGCGCTGGTCGGCCCCAACGGCGCGGGCAAGACCACGCTGCTGCGCCTGGTCGCCGGGGACCTGACCCCGACCACCGGAGAGATAGTCAGCTCGGGTGGCCTCGGCGTGATGCGTCAGTTCATCGGCTCGATCCGCGACCACCGCACCGTGCACGAACTGCTGCTCTCGGTGGCACCCGACCGGATCCGGCAGGCCGCCGACAGACTGCGCCAGGCCGAACGGGCGCTGGCCGAGCACGACGACGAGCCGACCCAACTCCGCTACGCGCACGCCGTCACCGAGTACGTCGAGGCGGGCGGCTACGACCTCGAAGTCGTCTGGGACGCGGTGACCACGGCCGCCCTGGGCCTGCCGTACGAGCGGGCCGGCAGCCGGGACGTCAACACCCTCTCCGGCGGAGAGCAGAAACGCCTCGTCCTGGAGGCCCTGCTACGCGGTCCGGACCAACTGCTGCTGCTCGACGAGCCGGACAACTACCTCGACGTACCGGGCAAGCAGTGGCTGGAGCGACAACTTCGGGCGAGCACCAAGACGGTGCTGCTGGTCTCGCACGACCGGCAACTGCTCGCCGAGGCGGCCGACCGGATCGTCACCGTCGAGGACCGGCAGGTCTGGGTGCACGGTGGCGGGTTCGCCAGCTATCCCGCAGCACGGCGGGATCGGATCGACCGGCTCGACGACCGGCGCCGACGATGGGAGGACGAACACGCCCGGCTCCGGCACCTGGTGCACACCGCCCGGCAGGGCGCCGCCCACAACGACGCGCTCGCCTCGGCGTACCGGGCGGCGCGCAGTCGTCTGGCCCGGTTCACCGACGCCGGACCACCGACCCGGCCGCCGAAGGAGCAGAACGTGCGGATCCGGCTGCGCGGTGGGCGTACCGGAAAACAGGCCCTGCTCTGCCAGCAGCTCGAACTGACCGGCCTGATGCGACCGTTCGACCTGGAAATCTGGTACGGCGAACGGGTCGCGGTGCTCGGCTCCAACGGCTCCGGCAAGTCACAGTTTCTCAGGTTGCTGGCCGGAGCCGGTGACGTCGGTCCGCCGGGCGGCCACCCGGTTGGCCACACCGGCACGGTGCGGCTCGGTGCCCGCGTCGTACCCGGATTCTTCGCCCAGACCCACGCCCGACCCGACCTGTACGGACGCACCCCCGCCGACATCCTGATGACCGGGTACGCGCTGCTCCGCAACGACGCCATGGCGGCGCTGGCCCGGTACGAGATCGCGCCCGCCTGGAACCAGCCGTTCCAGACCCTCTCCGGCGGGGAACAGGCCCGGTTGCAGATCCTGCTGCTCGAACTCGCCGGTGCCACCCTGCTGCTGCTCGACGAGCCGACCGACAATCTCGACCTGGCCAGCGCCGAGGCCCTGGAACACGGTCTGGCCGAGTTCGCCGGCACCGTCGTCACGGTCACCCACGACCGCTGGTTCGCCGCGCACACCGACCGCTATCTGCTGTTCGGGGCGGACGGGCAGGTCCAGGAGACCGACGAGCCGGTCTGGACGCAGGGTCGGGTCGACCGACCCCGCTGA
- a CDS encoding glycosyltransferase family 2 protein — protein sequence METPDVSVVVPVYNTMPYLTRCLTSLVEQTIGTARMQIIAVDDGSTDRSGRELDRFAARYPDLFTVVHQANSGGPAGPCNRALDLATGRYVFFVGSDDHLGPQALHRLVDAADSYGSDVVLGKVVGVNSRHIYQDIFARNEVEISLFDSPLPRSLANTKLFRRDMLERYRIRYPEDLPIGSDLPFTLEACYRARRISVLADYDFYFAVRRFSATNITYLSRHARRLRTVEANVAFVAGLIEPGKQRDAVLAYRFDHEIAGLVEDDLLQLDRATQQLVHDGLGRLVAEHLSDDIADRLGPETRIRLALTRDGTLDDLLAVIRQDAEGGVPATVVEGSRRYAAYPGFRDPERHLPDACFDVTTVPDWAAKLDATGLAWEDDDRGERVLTVTAHTPVPQLAALGAETLTVSAEEIPADTRIIATGTAGTTVRIRFSAADLLAGSDPTGQRRIVSAQLGTFDPDRALGAASANGAAGSAALRAPRLDGTVPLVRRRGARLYVITPTRDSSGRLMISVVPVTPDRVTARLRQLIRRR from the coding sequence ATGGAGACGCCGGATGTCAGCGTGGTGGTGCCGGTCTACAACACCATGCCGTACCTGACCCGGTGCCTGACCTCGCTGGTGGAGCAGACCATCGGAACGGCCCGGATGCAGATCATCGCGGTGGACGACGGCTCGACCGATCGCAGCGGCCGGGAACTGGACCGCTTCGCGGCGCGTTACCCGGACCTGTTCACCGTCGTGCACCAGGCCAACTCGGGTGGCCCGGCCGGCCCGTGCAACCGGGCGCTGGACCTCGCCACCGGCCGGTACGTCTTCTTCGTCGGCTCCGACGACCACCTCGGCCCCCAGGCGCTGCACCGACTGGTCGACGCCGCCGACTCGTACGGCTCGGACGTGGTGCTGGGCAAGGTGGTCGGCGTCAACAGCCGGCACATCTACCAGGACATCTTCGCCCGCAACGAGGTGGAGATCAGCCTCTTCGACTCTCCGCTGCCGCGCTCGCTGGCCAACACCAAGCTGTTCCGGCGGGACATGCTGGAGCGGTACCGCATCCGCTATCCGGAGGACCTGCCGATCGGCAGCGACCTGCCGTTCACCCTGGAGGCCTGCTACCGGGCCCGGCGGATCTCGGTGCTCGCCGACTACGACTTCTACTTCGCCGTACGGCGGTTCAGCGCCACCAACATCACCTACCTCAGCCGGCACGCGCGGCGGCTACGGACCGTCGAGGCCAACGTGGCGTTCGTCGCCGGGCTGATCGAGCCCGGCAAGCAGCGGGACGCGGTGCTGGCGTACCGGTTCGACCACGAGATCGCGGGGCTCGTCGAGGACGACCTCCTCCAGCTCGACCGGGCCACCCAGCAACTCGTGCACGACGGACTCGGTCGGCTGGTGGCCGAGCACCTCAGCGACGACATCGCCGACCGGCTGGGCCCGGAGACCCGGATCCGACTGGCGCTGACCCGGGACGGCACCCTCGACGACCTGCTCGCGGTGATCCGGCAGGACGCCGAGGGCGGCGTGCCCGCCACTGTGGTCGAGGGGTCCCGCCGGTACGCGGCGTACCCGGGATTCCGCGATCCCGAGCGGCACCTGCCGGACGCCTGTTTCGACGTCACCACGGTGCCGGACTGGGCGGCCAAGCTCGACGCCACCGGCCTGGCGTGGGAGGACGACGACCGGGGCGAGCGGGTGCTGACCGTCACCGCGCACACGCCGGTACCGCAGCTCGCGGCCCTCGGCGCCGAGACGTTGACGGTGAGCGCGGAGGAGATCCCGGCCGATACCCGGATCATCGCCACGGGTACGGCCGGCACCACCGTACGGATCAGGTTCAGCGCGGCGGATCTGCTCGCCGGCAGCGACCCGACCGGGCAGCGCCGGATCGTCTCCGCGCAGCTGGGGACGTTCGATCCGGACCGCGCCCTGGGTGCGGCGAGCGCCAACGGCGCGGCCGGTTCCGCCGCACTCCGCGCGCCCCGGCTGGACGGTACGGTGCCGCTGGTACGTCGACGCGGCGCCCGGCTCTACGTGATCACACCGACCCGGGACAGCTCCGGTCGACTCATGATCTCCGTAGTGCCGGTCACCCCGGACCGGGTCACCGCCCGGCTGCGCCAGTTGATCCGCCGCCGCTGA
- a CDS encoding anti-sigma factor family protein, with product MMRCEYAHDDGAYVLGALSPAERTAYERHLAGCPACREAVAEIAVLPGLLGRLDPAGLEWISAPPPAESRVPKLVESAVAVRRRDRRVGRIRLAAVTLAAACLAVAVGLGVNWLPLGDGGGSGVEVRMAAMQPVRGAVPVSAEIGFNGTRSGTQVTMKCLYKKTADYTKAYTFRLIAYGPDGAMEQVGSWVAAPGDDVTFTGVTRFTRSELLRLELVRYDNTPLLAYDVP from the coding sequence GTGATGCGCTGCGAGTACGCCCACGATGATGGCGCGTACGTGCTGGGCGCCCTGTCCCCCGCCGAGCGGACCGCGTACGAACGGCACCTGGCCGGCTGTCCGGCCTGCCGGGAGGCGGTCGCCGAGATCGCCGTACTGCCGGGGCTGCTGGGGCGGCTCGATCCGGCCGGACTGGAGTGGATCTCCGCACCGCCGCCCGCCGAGTCCCGGGTGCCGAAACTGGTCGAATCGGCGGTGGCCGTACGACGCCGGGACCGTCGGGTCGGCCGGATCCGGCTCGCCGCCGTGACGCTGGCCGCCGCCTGCCTGGCCGTCGCCGTCGGGCTGGGCGTGAACTGGCTTCCGCTGGGCGACGGTGGCGGAAGCGGCGTCGAGGTGCGGATGGCCGCCATGCAACCGGTCCGGGGCGCCGTGCCGGTAAGTGCCGAGATCGGCTTCAACGGCACGAGGTCGGGCACCCAGGTGACGATGAAGTGCCTCTACAAGAAGACGGCGGACTACACGAAGGCGTACACCTTCCGGCTGATCGCGTACGGCCCGGACGGCGCGATGGAGCAGGTCGGCTCGTGGGTGGCCGCACCCGGCGACGACGTCACCTTCACCGGGGTAACCCGGTTCACCCGGTCCGAACTGCTCCGGCTGGAACTCGTTCGGTACGACAACACCCCGCTGCTCGCCTACGACGTGCCGTAG